The Neurospora crassa OR74A linkage group IV, whole genome shotgun sequence genome has a segment encoding these proteins:
- a CDS encoding stu-1 translates to MAERITDEQVADLLAILRTDASVDAKANRITAVKTSIKQHNVPATCFAPLFEALHIASTAQHPVLVNAGFTTLNHLLARLARQDPKFLAKEAPHTLPVVVDKLGDQKDKFRQIAVQALTTLYKVAPVDVERSVRNIAMVGKNPRAKEMSMHWLLQTHQEQGLQFRAYVPTLMELLEDADGSVRDVAKTTVIELFKNAPNTAKSDLKRQLKNFKVRPAIEQVIVKELNNPSSSVSSHQNDMMDLDEPVMPTRAPAPASIRTNLSASVPTLASERPLTPGLDSRPEPVEPQFVNTQRELDDIFRDMHMFFDGRETEQNWLKREESMTKLRRLIAGNAVSDFHDSFLAALRALLDGIIKAVTSLRTSLSKEGCALVQDIATAYGPGMDPMVEILMQTFVKLCAATKKISSAQANATINTILGKVSYTNRLMQHIWMACQDKNVQPRLYATEWLTTMLTKMAHHKNQVEHTGGLDLIEKCIKKGLADANPGVREKMRATYWTFSGIWPARATHIMNELDLTAQKLLQKDPHNPNAHSRTETGGARPGMGLSKSVMGAPKPSVRDAIIAQKRAMASSKNQPPRPGSAMAHFSPVGTTRNVSSTSQASVASASTASAVPAPTKSAFGASSGGLSGAPMRPGKRRPEVAARPATAGPYSVRNEVPPAEPASPPSKPRIKTVTSPKTQTLVISPKKAIPRPQQGHSTNSSESGIPIPVSGISSPTKPTSAFGLRSPRSPLAPELPPSSVIASPSRVMPDPAQIPLPESSPSKDEELSLVVPGSVLPTQKTPSPTEESQQPQIAIVPIEAVEIVPDSPYRSVQVYEDPYTAGQTQPQSTYTSPVLEPKPVNEGAATSPPPQPSYDGENGHDMGEIPIPSSPERTRQNSRLLDSGISKVETKSLDVHGFRKLQGIIRDPKGGAIFTDDKFNALLSGLFEFLEAHPSEIPHVPAEKQQDVKAQILATIKLLLKKMRENFRPHVSRGLDSLLRARAAYDSRSHIVSGMELLADELITLGDPTEITLVLANTLREALLDKDQQHNTAARSLSMGMHVLKEVVESSANSSTPFTPTEQELDTLAGLAAKCLESADSAVRMDAVQLCVALHAKVGDQRFWDAVKREGVRDDPKSLITYYIVRRQREVGTNA, encoded by the coding sequence ATGGCGGAACGAATTACCGATGAGCAGGTCGCCGATCTGCTCGCCATCTTGCGCACCGATGCTTCTGTTGACGCCAAAGCGAACCGCATCACCGCCGTAAAGACGAGCATCAAGCAACACAATGTTCCCGCTACATGCTTCGCGCCGCTTTTCGAAGCGCTCCATATTGCCTCGACCGCACAACACCCCGTTCTCGTTAATGCCGGATTCACTACGCTCAACCACCTGCTTGCTCGCTTGGCTAGGCAGGATCCCAAGTTTTTGGCCAAGGAGGCGCCGCACACACTCCCCGTCGTTGTCGACAAGCTTGGCGACCAAAAGGACAAATTTCGCCAGATCGCCGTCCAAGCATTGACAACCCTCTATAAGGTCGCGCCCGTTGACGTCGAGCGCTCTGTGCGCAACATTGCCATGGTTGGCAAGAACCCCCGAGCGAAGGAGATGAGCATGCACTGGCTATTACAGACGCACCAAGAGCAAGGCTTACAGTTTCGAGCCTACGTTCCGACCCTGATGGAGCTTCTTGAAGACGCCGATGGATCAGTCCGCGACGTGGCTAAGACCACCGTCATTGAGCTCTTCAAAAATGCGCCCAATACCGCCAAGTCGGATCTGAAGAGGCAGCTCAAGAACTTCAAGGTGAGGCCTGCAATCGAGCAAGTCATCGTGAAGGAGCTTAAcaatccatcctcctccgtttCCTCCCACCAAAACGATATGATGGACCTGGACGAGCCGGTGATGCCCACACGCGCTCCCGCGCCCGCCTCCATACGAACCAACCTATCCGCCAGCGTGCCTACTCTCGCGTCTGAGCGCCCCCTTACGCCAGGATTGGATAGTCGTCCCGAGCCGGTCGAGCCACAGTTTGTGAACACACAACGTGAGTTGGATGATATATTCAGAGACATGCACATGTTCTTCGACGGAAGGGAGACAGAACAGAATTGGCTGAAGCGGGAGGAGAGCATGACCAAACTGAGGAGACTTATTGCTGGGAACGCCGTCTCGGACTTCCACGACTCCTTTCTCGCTGCGCTTCGAGCGCTACTTGATGGCATCATCAAAGCGGTCACCTCCCTCAGAACCAGCTTGTCCAAAGAAGGCTGCGCTCTTGTCCAGGACATTGCGACGGCTTACGGTCCAGGTATGGATCCGATGGTGGAAATTCTCATGCAGACATTTGTCAAACTATGCGCAGCCACAAAAAAGATTTCCTCTGCGCAAGCCAATGCCACAATCAACACCATCCTTGGCAAGGTCAGCTATACCAATCGTCTTATGCAGCACATCTGGATGGCCTGTCAAGATAAGAACGTTCAGCCGAGGCTCTATGCCACTGAGTGGCTCACAACGATGCTTACCAAAATGGCTCATCACAAAAACCAGGTCGAACACACTGGCGGCCTAGATCTGATTGAGAAATGCATCAAGAAGGGCCTGGCCGATGCAAACCCTGGCGTCAGAGAAAAGATGCGAGCAACGTATTGGACTTTCTCTGGGATATGGCCAGCCCGAGCGACTCACATAATGAACGAGCTTGACTTGACCGCACAGAAGCTGCTCCAAAAGGACCCTCATAACCCTAATGCTCACAGTAGGACTGAGACAGGAGGAGCCCGCCCTGGCATGGGTCTCTCCAAGAGCGTCATGGGGGCTCCCAAGCCGAGCGTGCGCGATGCCATTATTGCTCAAAAGAGAGCCATGGCATCGTCGAAAAACCAGCCGCCACGGCCCGGTTCAGCCATGGCTCATTTCTCTCCCGTGGGGACGACAAGAAATGTTTCATCAACCTCCCAAGCATCCGTCGCTTCTGCTTCCACAGCGTCCGCTGTTCCGGCACCAACAAAATCAGCCTTTGGTGCTAGCTCGGGGGGGCTTTCGGGGGCACCGATGCGGCCCGGCAAGAGAAGGCCTGAAGTAGCCGCTCGACCGGCCACGGCGGGTCCATATTCGGTGAGGAATGAAGTACCTCCCGCCGAGCCAGCCAGCCCGCCTTCAAAACCTAGGATCAAGACCGTCACAAGCCCAAAGACGCAGACACTCGTCATCTCCCCGAAGAAGGCGATCCCTAGGCCACAACAAGGTCATTCTACGAATAGCAGCGAGTCCGGCATTCCAATTCCGGTTTCCGGTATTTCTAGTCCAACAAAGCCTACCAGCGCATTTGGTCTTCGTTCTCCCCGATCACCTCTAGCGCCGGAGTTGCCTCCATCATCCGTAATCGCCTCGCCTTCCAGAGTTATGCCAGACCCTGCTCAAATACCACTGCCCGAGAGCAGCCCATCCAAAGACGAAGAGCTCTCGTTGGTAGTACCTGGCTCTGTGCTGCCAACTCAGAAGACCCCGTCGCCGACGGAAGAGTCACAGCAACCGCAGATTGCTATAGTGCCCATTGAGGCCGTTGAGATCGTACCTGATAGCCCCTACAGGTCTGTCCAAGTGTATGAGGACCCATACACTGCAGGACAGACCCAACCACAGTCCACCTATACCAGTCCTGTTTTGGAACCGAAGCCGGTAAACGAGGGTGCTGCTACTTCCCCGCCGCCACAGCCATCGTACGATGGTGAGAACGGCCACGACATGGGCGAAATCCCcattccttcttcccctgaACGTACCAGGCAAAATTCGCGCCTCCTCGACAGTGGCATTTCCAAGGTCGAGACCAAGTCCCTCGACGTCCATGGCTTCCGTAAGCTGCAGGGCATTATTCGCGATCCCAAGGGTGGCGCCATCTTCACCGACGACAAGTTCAACGCCCTCCTCTCTGGCCTCTTCGAGTTTCTCGAAGCCCACCCCTCCGAGATCCCCCACGTTCCTGCCGAGAAGCAACAGGACGTCAAGGCCCAAATCCTGGCCACCATTAAGCTGCTCCTTAAGAAGATGCGCGAAAACTTTCGTCCCCACGTCTCCCGCGGCCTCGACAGCCTGCTGCGCGCCCGCGCCGCCTACGACAGCCGCTCCCACATTGTCAGCGGAATGGAACTGCTCGCCGACGAGCTCATCACCCTAGGTGACCCTACCGAGATTACCCTCGTGTTGGCAAACACGCTCCGCGAAGCACTGCTTGATAAGGACCAGCAACACAACACGGCTGCTCGCTCCCTGAGTATGGGAATGCACGTCCTCAAGGAGGTGGTCGAAAGCTCGGCAAATTCCTCGACGCCGTTCACGCCCACTGAGCAGGAACTGGACACACTCGCTGGGCTGGCAGCCAAGTGCCTCGAAAGCGCTGATAGTGCGGTGCGCATGGATGCTGTGCAATTGTGTGTGGCACTACATGCGAAGGTCGGCGATCAGAGGTTTTGGGATGcggtgaagagggagggcGTTAGAGATGATCCGAAGAGTCtgattacttattatattgtaagGAGGCAGCGTGAAGTTGGTACCAATGCATGA
- a CDS encoding lipase/serine esterase, with translation MLLLHQTGSVKIGEVVRYIVTYTPSADHILPSPEFLSLRIKNTSAIALRAAFVHGPYTLSVAAYPSHFNPNEKFENPRRYGIPEFEPMLKAGAVWNCHLVVPDNIRQSAGEGTSKHGQFGNPETRGESVSWVIEVASQVIFSTSAAVHYVILLARDEKSLNLGSVVPVLGGQFQAPEPGQVSDFQQSIGSIKDHPAQPKGVFSRAIRLKVEDTGALWNTPQLPGWDQEVQHRAKCHGADAPVEPAVQNKKHKEPINPKKQKKVHLVVLTHGLHSNLGADMLYMKESIDAGVRKAKQDAKARRAKEQAAKHQRDTSSSAEAGGKRATGDEDQLRADDGQGDSDDEDDEEVIVRGFSGNATRTEKGIKYLGKRLAKYVLTMVFPDQPFIPTTRAASQAIVHSLKASKQDAEKDSGQRRPSSGSKKTERGYRITKISFIGHSLGGLIQTYAIAYIQKHSPTFFDQVEPVNFIALASPFLGLNHENPYYVKFALDFGLVGRTGQDLGLTWRAPTIARNGFGAIISQFGENTHKHVYGESQPESKPLLRILPTGPAHTALKKFRNRTVYSNVVNDGIVPLRTSCLLFLDWQGLGRVEKARREAGLVETALSFGWAELTGTNTTAPRARPWAPDDVEEKPGEEGSGDSTPTGPYDAHEVPQPPPHAMLDDDRASLRSTVVASPESEFQKLQNLQSATTSNNTNNPFTGLINFFRSGESQKQAPAPQSSKANRIYQRSQILRSDDTPTTASASSPRSRVTTGNELLDSGESVMAPPKTTVFEAASDLINPKLPSVEYLIDPSKRPRAIFHDRIYHPSDIPPPPLKKRPTTSGFRRRATASTESSSSSATQAPQVKTPGSEASSPYAPSPGIFPRDSSLSRHDYDDTEHTNPDMDPCEIVDGSQMQVEEKIARAYHRGLSWRKVLVKLEPDAHNNIIVRRQFANAFGWPVIQHLVEAHFSDSATAKTSDDKATNKERAKPLYVPPDEHGSEVKDTDISSETRTHSRGGSTQSERDAREAEDVVSGLPRSSTIVSSSDRTKGFLSSQSASSPSGSLRATERPKIVRRMDSVTWSDRDWIESGDESDTGSESGGQRENKKDSVFMGGLSPADKKGKGAAAVTPATNSFSDPAAAADSGGGSGDSTKPGFKRSSTLNWNWTEKIVGKGALGRPKSPRSSSLASTAGGTTDIQGLGLASSAAQIIGRPQSQGKSALMPTVVTQHGQMTRQE, from the coding sequence atgctcctcctccaccagacCGGCAGCGTCAAAATCGGCGAAGTAGTCCGCTACATCGTTACTTATACCCCGTCTGCCGACCACATCCTTCCATCTCCCGAATTTCTATCCCTACGCATCAAGAATACTTCGGCCATTGCTTTGCGGGCTGCCTTCGTCCACGGTCCCTACACCCTTTCCGTTGCGGCTTACCCTTCTCACTTCAACCCAAATGAAAAGTTTGAGAATCCCCGTCGCTATGGGATCCCCGAGTTTGAGCCCATGCTCAAGGCTGGTGCTGTCTGGAACTGTCACCTTGTCGTACCCGACAACATTCGTCAGTCAGCCGGTGAGGGGACAAGCAAGCACGGCCAGTTTGGCAACCCCGAAACCCGTGGTGAAAGTGTTTCATGGGTCATTGAAGTTGCCTCGCAGGTGATCTTCTCCACTTCGGCTGCCGTTCACTATGTGATTCTCCTCGCCCGGGACGAAAAGTCTCTGAACCTCGGCTCCGTCGTTCCGGTTCTCGGAGGCCAGTTCCAAGCCCCGGAGCCGGGCCAGGTCAGCGACTTTCAGCAAAGCATTGGCAGCATCAAGGACCATCCAGCACAACCAAAAGGGGTCTTCTCGCGAGCCATACGGCTAAAGGTAGAGGATACAGGCGCATTGTGGAACACGCCCCAACTTCCAGGGTGGGATCAAGAAGTCCAGCACCGGGCCAAGTGTCACGGTGCCGATGCTCCTGTGGAGCCCGCCGTTCAGAACAAAAAGCATAAGGAACCGATAAATccgaagaagcagaaaaagGTTCACCTGGTTGTTCTGACGCATGGGCTACACAGCAATTTGGGAGCTGATATGCTCTATATGAAGGAGAGCATCGACGCAGGAGTACGAAAGGCGAAACAAGATGCCAAGGCGCGAAGAGCAAAGGAACAAGCAGCGAAACACCAGCGAGACACCTCGTCGTCTGCCGAGGCAGGGGGGAAAAGAGCAACTGGTGATGAGGACCAGCTGCGGGCAGATGACGGGCAAGGTGATagcgatgacgaagacgacgaggaggtgaTTGTGCGCGGCTTCTCAGGAAATGCCACCAGGACTGAAAAGGGTATCAAATATCTAGGAAAGCGGCTTGCCAAGTACGTCCTGACAATGGTTTTTCCTGATCAACCATTCATACCCACCACCAGAGCGGCGTCGCAGGCCATTGTCCACTCGCTCAAAGCTAGCAAGCAGGACGCAGAGAAAGATTCGGGGCAAAGGCGCCCTTCTTCTGGGTCCAAAAAGACAGAAAGGGGTTACAGAATCACCAAGATCAGCTTCATTGGCCATTCACTTGGCGGCCTTATACAAACATACGCAATCGCCTACATCCAGAAGCATTCACCAACCTTTTTCGATCAGGTTGAACCAGTCAACTTCATTGCCTTGGCATCCCCGTTTCTTGGCCTCAACCATGAAAACCCTTACTACGTCAAGTTTGCACTCGATTTTGGCTTGGTGGGAAGGACCGGTCAGGATTTGGGACTCACTTGGAGAGCTCCAACAATTGCGCGAAACGGGTTTGGGGCGATCATAAGCCAATTTGGAGAAAATACGCACAAACACGTCTACGGAGAATCCCAGCCGGAATCAAAGCCGCTGCTACGCATCTTGCCTACTGGGCCGGCGCATACAGCATTGAAGAAATTCCGAAACAGGACCGTATATTCCAATGTCGTTAACGATGGAATCGTGCCACTCCGCACAAGTTGTCTTTTGTTCTTGGATTGGCAGGGCTTAGGGCGTGTCGAAAAGGCTCGAAGAGAGGCCGGATTGGTTGAAACTGCTTTAAGCTTTGGGTGGGCTGAATTGACAGGGACAAATACGACGGCGCCACGAGCGAGGCCCTGGGCCCCAGACGATGTAGAGGAAAAGCCAGGTGAGGAGGGATCTGGAGACTCGACACCTACGGGCCCTTATGATGCCCACGAGGTTCCCCAGCCGCCACCTCATGCCATGCTGGACGATGATCGAGCGAGTCTTCGATCAACTGTTGTGGCATCTCCAGAGTCCGAGTTTCAGAAGCTCCAGAATCTTCAAAGCGCAACTACCTCGAATAACACTAACAATCCCTTCACcggtttaataaatttcttccGTTCTGGCGAATCGCAAAAGCAAGCACCTGCTCCACAGTCTTCCAAAGCCAACAGAATCTATCAACGAAGTCAGATTCTGAGATCAGACGACACACCTACGACGGCTTCAGCTTCTTCGCCTCGATCGCGGGTCACCACCGGCAATGAGCTCTTAGATTCGGGAGAAAGCGTCATGGCTCCGCCCAAGACGACGGTATTTGAGGCAGCTAGTGACTTGATCAACCCGAAATTACCTTCAGTTGAGTATCTCATCGATCCGTCCAAACGACCTCGCGCCATCTTCCATGATAGGATATACCATCCTTCAGATATTCCGCCCCCACCACTGAAGAAACGACCCACTACCAGCGGCTTCCGACGAAGAGCTACGGCAAGCACTGAATCTTCAAGCAGCTCCGCGACTCAAGCTCCTCAGGTTAAAACCCCAGGTAGCGAGGCGTCGTCCCCCTATGCTCCGTCACCAGGAATCTTTCCCCGGGACTCGTCATTATCACGGCATGACTACGATGACACAGAACATACCAACCCCGATATGGACCCGTGCGAAATAGTCGACGGTTCCCAAATGCAAGTTGAGGAGAAGATCGCCAGAGCCTACCATAGGGGTCTCTCATGGCGCAAAGTGCTCGTCAAGCTGGAGCCTGATGCgcacaacaacatcatcgtGCGTCGCCAGTTTGCCAACGCATTCGGATGGCCAGTTATTCAGCATCTCGTGGAGGCACACTTTAGCGATTCGGCAACCGCCAAAACGTCTGACGACAAGGCCACAAACAAAGAGCGCGCCAAGCCCCTGTATGTACCGCCCGATGAGCATGGCTCTGAAGTTAAGGATACCGATATCAGTTCGGAGACACGGACGCATAGTAGGGGAGGCTCAACTCAAAGCGAAAGGGATGCCAGAGAGGCTGAAGACGTCGTTTCCGGCTTGCCTAGAAGCTCTACTATTGTGAGCTCTAGTGATAGAACCAAGGGCTTCTTGTCATCACAATCAGCGTCCTCGCCCTCGGGATCTCTGAGAGCCACCGAGCGGCCAAAAATCGTACGCCGAATGGACTCTGTGACGTGGAGCGATCGAGACTGGATCGAAAGTGGCGACGAGAGCGACACTGGAAGCGAGAGCGGCGGTCAGCGGGAAAACAAGAAGGATTCTGTTTTTATGGGTGGTCTATCACCGGCGgacaagaaaggaaagggggcGGCAGCAGTTACGCCAGCAACAAACTCCTTCTCCGAccctgcggcggcggctgacTCGggcggtggtagtggtgacTCGACAAAGCCTGGTTTCAAGAGATCGAGCACGCTGAATTGGAACTGGACCGAGAAAATCGTCGGGAAGGGAGCCCTCGGCAGGCCAAAGTCGCCTAGGTCGTCGTCTTTGGCCTCGACCGCGGGTGGTACTACGGACATTCAAGGGTTGGGCTTGGCTAGCTCGGCTGCCCAGATTATTGGGAGACCCCAGAGTCAGGGGAAGTCGGCATTAATGCCAACGGTGGTTACTCAACATGGTCAGATGACTCGGcaggaatag
- a CDS encoding PBSP domain-containing protein, variant, protein MPTMTVRSQIATEPAPAAAAATSSAVSVQPTPEPSRGFQEGQDLDHQGQGKDDKHDDRDRDTPKFPHPKLRLEIRDLDHPGAVKFLCAVNASSLLSDAVKNVQRLLYRSPADKHTTCPLTRSVTVILRDMAGVAYTTGTDLDPDHKEIHFSLSYIAAHIPSTPPSRLPAEITGVLTHELVHCYQWDAHGSAPGGLIEGIADWVRLNCDLSPPHWKQGDVKIDDPWDKGYQHTAYFLQYLEGRFGEGTVRRLNEALRSTREYEAREFWGQSDIFTS, encoded by the exons ATGCCTACCATGACCGTCCGCTCGCAGATCGCTACCGAGCCCGCACcggccgccgctgctgccaccTCCAGTGCCGTTTCGGTTCAACCGACCCCAGAGCCTTCCCGTGGTTTTCAGGAGGGACAGGATCTGGAtcatcaagggcaagggaagGACGACAAACATGACGATCGCGATCGAGATACGCCCAAGTTCCCACATCCCAAGCTTCGTCTCGAAATCCGCGATCTCGACCATCCCGGCGCCGTCAAGTTCCTCTGTGCCGTTAACGCGAGCTCGCTCCTCTCCGATGCCGTCAAAAACGTCCAGCGGCTCTTGTACAGGTCGCCAGCAGACAAGCACACGACATGTCCGCTGACTCGGTCCGTAACCGTTATCTTGCGGGACATGGCCGGCGTGGCTTATACGACTGGG ACCGACCTCGACCCCGACCACAAGGAAATCcacttctctctctcctacATCGCCGCCCACATCCCCTCCACGCCACCCTCTCGCCTGCCTGCCGAAATCACCGGCGTCCTCACGCACGAGCTCGTCCACTGCTACCAATGGGACGCTCACGGCAGCGCGCCGGGAGGACTGATCGAGGGTATCGCGGACTGGGTCCGGCTCAACTGCGACCTGAGCCCGCCTCACTGGAAGCAAGGGGACGTGAAGATCGATGATCCGTGGGATAAAGGGTACCAGCACACGGCGTACTTTTTGCAGTACCTTGAGGGCCGCTTTGGGGAGGGGACGGTAAGGCGCCTCAACGAGGCGCTGAGGAGCACGAGGGAATATGAAGCTAGAGAGTTTTGG GGACAGAGCGATATATTTACAAGCTAG
- a CDS encoding methylenetetrahydrofolate reductase 1 translates to MHIREMLADAERTKAPSFSFEYFPPKTAQGVQNLYDRMDRMYNFGPKFIDITWGAGGRIAELTCEMVAQAQAYLGLETCMHLTCTDMGEEKVNNALQRAYKAGCTNILALRGDPPREKERWEAAEGGFQYARDLVAHIRKLYGDHFDIGVAGYPEGCDDNKDEESLLDHLKEKVDMGASFIVTQMFYDVDNFLRWVKRVRERGITIPIIPGIMPIATYASFIRRANHMNCKIPEEWMAKLEPVKNDDVAVREIGKTLVAEMCRKIVDAGIRHLHFYTMNLAQATRMVLEELDWLPSPNRPLKRALPWKQSLGSGRRDEDVRPIFWRNRNKSYITRTQDWDEFPNGRWGDSRSPAFGELDAYGIGLTGSNELNRKKWGEPQTVKDIANLFVRYLNQELEYLPWSEAPISSEAELIKDDLIALNNRGLITINSQPAVNGVKSTHPVHGWGPANGYVYQKAYLELLVSPELFPEIKRRIEDHPDITYYAVTKSGNLHTNAPSEGPNAVTWGVFPGKEIVQPTIVESISFLAWKDEAFQLGLEWARCYDADTPSRLLIEEIMDKWYLINIVNNDFHQPRTIFEILNDLSLPDLEKVYTPAHTNGATNGVPEASTVPQ, encoded by the coding sequence ATGCATATCCGGGAGATGCTTGCCGATGCCGAAAGGACGAAGGCCccgtccttctccttcgaGTATTTCCCGCCCAAGACGGCACAGGGTGTCCAGAACCTCTACGACCGCATGGACCGCATGTACAACTTTGGTCCCAAGTTCATTGACATCACATGGGGCGCCGGTGGTCGTATTGCCGAACTTACCTGCGAAATGGTTGCCCAGGCCCAGGCTTACCTCGGCCTCGAGACGTGTATGCATCTCACCTGCACCGACATGGGTGAGGAGAAGGTGAACAACGCTCTGCAAAGGGCCTACAAGGCCGGTTGCACCAACATCTTGGCATTGCGAGGTGATCCTCCCCGTGAGAAGGAGAGGTGGGAGGCTGCTGAGGGCGGTTTCCAGTACGCTCGGGATTTGGTCGCCCATATTCGTAAGCTGTACGGCGACCACTTCGACATTGGTGTTGCTGGCTATCCCGAGGGTTGCGATGACAACAAGGATGAGGAGTCTCTGCTCGATCACCTGAAGGAGAAAGTCGACATGGGCGCGTCCTTCATTGTCACTCAGATGTTCTACGACGTTGACAACTTCCTGCGCTGGGTCAAGCGGGTTAGGGAGAGGGGGATCACAATTCCTATTATTCCTGGCATCATGCCCATCGCCACCTACGCCAGTTTCATTCGCCGCGCGAACCACATGAACTGCAAGATTCCCGAGGAATGGATGGCGAAGCTCGAGCCCGTCAAGAACGATGATGTGGCTGTCCGTGAGATTGGCAAGACTCTTGTTGCCGAAATGTGCCGCAAGATTGTCGACGCGGGTATCCGCCACTTGCATTTCTACACCATGAACCTCGCCCAGGCTACGCGTATGGTTCTTGAGGAGCTTGACTGGTTGCCTTCTCCCAACCGGCCGCTCAAGCGCGCTCTTCCCTGGAAGCAGTCTTTGGGTTCTGGGAGAAGGGATGAGGATGTGCGCCCCATCTTCTGGCGCAACCGCAACAAATCCTACATCACCCGCACCCAAGACTGGGACGAGTTTCCTAACGGCCGCTGGGGTGATTCGAGATCTCCTGCCTTCGGTGAGCTTGATGCCTATGGTATTGGCTTGACGGGTTCTAATGAGCTGAACCGCAAGAAGTGGGGCGAGCCTCAAACCGTCAAGGACATCGCCAACCTCTTCGTGCGCTATCTTAACCAGGAGCTCGAATACCTGCCATGGAGCGAGGCCCCTATCTCGAGCGAAGCTGAGCTGATCAAGGATGACCTCATTGCTCTCAACAACCGTGGCTTGATCACCATCAACTCCCAGCCGGCTGTCAATGGCGTCAAGTCGACACACCCCGTCCATGGCTGGGGTCCCGCGAATGGTTATGTCTATCAAAAGGCTTATCTGGAACTCTTGGTCTCTCCAGAACTCTTCCCCGAAATCAAGCGCCGGATCGAGGACCACCCCGACATCACCTACTATGCCGTAACCAAGTCCGGTAACCTCCACACCAATGCGCCATCCGAAGGACCCAATGCAGTTACATGGGGTGTTTTCCCAGGCAAGGAGATCGTACAGCCCACCATCGTTGAGAGCATCAGCTTCCTTGCCTGGAAGGATGAGGCCTTCCAACTGGGTCTTGAGTGGGCCCGCTGCTACGACGCCGATACCCCCAGTCGCCTCCTGATTGAGGAGATCATGGACAAGTGGTATTTGATCAACATTG
- a CDS encoding PBSP domain-containing protein, whose amino-acid sequence MPTMTVRSQIATEPAPAAAAATSSAVSVQPTPEPSRGFQEGQDLDHQGQGKDDKHDDRDRDTPKFPHPKLRLEIRDLDHPGAVKFLCAVNASSLLSDAVKNVQRLLYRSPADKHTTCPLTRSVTVILRDMAGVAYTTGTDLDPDHKEIHFSLSYIAAHIPSTPPSRLPAEITGVLTHELVHCYQWDAHGSAPGGLIEGIADWVRLNCDLSPPHWKQGDVKIDDPWDKGYQHTAYFLQYLEGRFGEGTVRRLNEALRSTREYEAREFWVGVLGEEVEELWGEYCGSVNDDDAKGSS is encoded by the exons ATGCCTACCATGACCGTCCGCTCGCAGATCGCTACCGAGCCCGCACcggccgccgctgctgccaccTCCAGTGCCGTTTCGGTTCAACCGACCCCAGAGCCTTCCCGTGGTTTTCAGGAGGGACAGGATCTGGAtcatcaagggcaagggaagGACGACAAACATGACGATCGCGATCGAGATACGCCCAAGTTCCCACATCCCAAGCTTCGTCTCGAAATCCGCGATCTCGACCATCCCGGCGCCGTCAAGTTCCTCTGTGCCGTTAACGCGAGCTCGCTCCTCTCCGATGCCGTCAAAAACGTCCAGCGGCTCTTGTACAGGTCGCCAGCAGACAAGCACACGACATGTCCGCTGACTCGGTCCGTAACCGTTATCTTGCGGGACATGGCCGGCGTGGCTTATACGACTGGG ACCGACCTCGACCCCGACCACAAGGAAATCcacttctctctctcctacATCGCCGCCCACATCCCCTCCACGCCACCCTCTCGCCTGCCTGCCGAAATCACCGGCGTCCTCACGCACGAGCTCGTCCACTGCTACCAATGGGACGCTCACGGCAGCGCGCCGGGAGGACTGATCGAGGGTATCGCGGACTGGGTCCGGCTCAACTGCGACCTGAGCCCGCCTCACTGGAAGCAAGGGGACGTGAAGATCGATGATCCGTGGGATAAAGGGTACCAGCACACGGCGTACTTTTTGCAGTACCTTGAGGGCCGCTTTGGGGAGGGGACGGTAAGGCGCCTCAACGAGGCGCTGAGGAGCACGAGGGAATATGAAGCTAGAGAGTTTTGGGTAGGTGTTCTCggggaagaggtggaggagttGTGGGGGGAGTATTGTGGGAGTGTAAATGACGATGATGCGAAGGGGAGTAGCTGA